A genomic region of Notamacropus eugenii isolate mMacEug1 chromosome 3, mMacEug1.pri_v2, whole genome shotgun sequence contains the following coding sequences:
- the KCTD6 gene encoding BTB/POZ domain-containing protein KCTD6 codes for MDNGDWAYMMTDPVTLNVGGHLYTTSLTTLTRYPDSMLGAMFGGDFPTARDSQGNYFIDRDGPLFRYVLNFLRTSELTLPLDFKEFDLLRKEADFYQIEPLIQCLNDPKPLYPVDTFEEVVELSSTRKLSKYSNPVAVIITQLTITTKVHPLLEGISNYFTKWNKHMMDTRDCQVSFTFGPCDYHQEVSLRVHLMEYITKQGFTIRNTRVHHMSERANENTVEHNWTFCRLARKTDD; via the exons ATGGATAATGGAGACTGGGCCTATATG ATGACTGATCCAGTCACACTAAATGTCGGGGGCCATTTGTACACGACCTCCCTCACCACGCTGACGAGGTATCCTGACTCTATGCTGGGAGCCATGTTTGGGGGGGATTTCCCCACAGCCAGAGACTCTCAGGGCAACTACTTCATTGATCGTGATGGACCCCTTTTCCGATATGTCCTCAACTTCTTAAGGACTTCAGAACTGACTTTACCTCTGGACTTTAAGGAGTTTGATCTGCTTCGGAAAGAAGCTGACTTCTACCAGATTGAGCCCTTGATTCAGTGTCTCAACGACCCGAAGCCCCTGTATCCCGTGGATACTTTTGAAGAGGTCGTTGAGCTGTCCAGCACTCGGAAGCTCTCCAAGTACTCCAACCCAGTGGCTGTGATCATCACACAGCTGACCATCACCACCAAGGTCCACCCTCTGCTGGAGGGCATCTCCAACTACTTCACTAAGTGGAACAAGCATATGATGGACACCAGAGACTGCCAAGTGTCCTTCACTTTCGGCCCCTGCGATTATCACCAAGAAGTCTCTCTGCGTGTCCATCTCATGGAGTACATTACAAAGCAAGGCTTCACGATTCGCAACACACGGGTGCATCACATGAGTGAGCGGGCCAATGAAAACACTGTGGAGCACAACTGGACTTTCTGTCGCTTGGCCCGCAAGACAGATGACTGA